One genomic window of Nitrospirota bacterium includes the following:
- a CDS encoding TIGR00730 family Rossman fold protein: protein MNRDYDINELSKEESWRMFRIIGEFVEGFDALSKVTPAVTIFGSSRVVEGDFAYDAARTIARDLACKGFTIISGGGPGVMEAASRGASDAGGKSVGLNIALPMEQTSNPYNSITLNFHHFFVRKVMFVKYATAFVLLPGGYGTLDEFFETITLIQTRKIKPFPVILVGKSYWGGLIGWMKTQILGNRYISPEDIDIFTLTDDPCEVASIIWKWYKTNSIPVRLEK, encoded by the coding sequence ATGAATAGAGATTACGACATTAATGAACTTTCTAAGGAAGAATCGTGGAGGATGTTTAGGATAATAGGTGAATTTGTGGAAGGATTTGATGCCCTTTCGAAGGTTACCCCTGCAGTAACAATATTCGGTAGTTCAAGAGTTGTAGAAGGTGATTTTGCGTATGATGCTGCAAGGACAATAGCAAGAGACCTCGCCTGTAAAGGCTTCACAATCATAAGTGGTGGTGGTCCTGGTGTTATGGAGGCAGCAAGCAGAGGGGCGTCAGATGCTGGAGGAAAATCTGTGGGACTGAACATAGCCCTTCCAATGGAACAAACTTCAAACCCATACAACTCGATTACACTTAATTTTCATCACTTCTTTGTTAGGAAGGTGATGTTTGTTAAGTATGCAACAGCATTTGTCCTCTTACCAGGTGGATATGGCACACTCGATGAATTCTTCGAGACCATAACGCTTATTCAAACTAGGAAAATAAAGCCATTTCCTGTAATACTTGTTGGTAAATCATACTGGGGAGGACTTATAGGCTGGATGAAGACACAGATACTTGGTAATAGATATATATCACCAGAAGACATAGATATATTTACTCTGACCGATGACCCATGCGAGGTCGCAAGTATTATATGGAAATGGTATAAAACGAATAGTATTCCTGTCAGGTTAGAAAAGTAG
- a CDS encoding sulfurtransferase TusA family protein: MEILDVRLACCTLHKKRLIEALKLLSSGERLEFIAENTETFKNQVQRVLDTENCKIIEVDDKNGESRIIVQKNWKAKDNNLNAEGQTTRRLPS; this comes from the coding sequence TTGGAAATTTTAGATGTTCGATTGGCTTGCTGCACTTTGCATAAAAAACGTCTCATAGAAGCATTAAAGCTCCTTTCTTCAGGTGAAAGGTTGGAATTCATTGCAGAAAATACCGAGACTTTTAAAAATCAGGTCCAAAGAGTTCTCGATACAGAGAATTGTAAAATAATAGAAGTGGACGATAAAAATGGTGAAAGCCGCATAATAGTCCAAAAGAATTGGAAGGCAAAGGATAACAATCTAAATGCTGAAGGTCAAACTACAAGAAGACTACCCTCCTGA
- a CDS encoding molybdenum cofactor guanylyltransferase codes for MQSFTPHHEKATGATVGYPTWCPIKPRMDGIEVPKSNAPKPRLLSRGAGFTGVILAGGENRRMPTNKAFLEVNGEIIIERTIRIFNELFDEVIIVTNTPELFIKYRIKLVGDLFNLRGPLTGIFSGLLNARGNFCFVVACDMPFINKELMSYMIANTGDYDAVVPRIGKAIEPLHAIYSRECLHAMEQSLLVNQTPRQRSLTEFLNRCNVRFIEEDEIERFDPSKRSFVNLNTPDDLEMAMSTNPLSKVSLRGTTCEAI; via the coding sequence ATGCAGAGTTTTACCCCGCACCACGAGAAAGCCACGGGTGCCACAGTGGGATACCCCACGTGGTGTCCCATAAAGCCGCGGATGGATGGCATAGAAGTCCCGAAGAGTAATGCCCCAAAGCCACGGCTGTTAAGCCGTGGTGCGGGGTTTACAGGAGTTATCCTTGCAGGTGGAGAAAACAGGAGAATGCCAACTAATAAGGCATTCTTAGAGGTGAACGGTGAGATTATTATTGAGAGGACTATTCGCATATTCAACGAATTATTCGATGAGGTCATCATAGTAACTAACACCCCTGAACTTTTTATAAAATACAGGATAAAACTTGTTGGAGACCTTTTTAATCTGAGGGGTCCACTTACAGGTATATTTTCAGGATTATTGAATGCAAGGGGGAATTTCTGTTTTGTTGTTGCATGTGATATGCCTTTCATAAATAAAGAGTTAATGTCTTATATGATTGCTAATACTGGTGATTATGACGCAGTAGTTCCGAGAATCGGCAAGGCGATAGAACCCCTCCATGCGATATATTCCAGAGAATGTCTTCATGCAATGGAGCAGAGCCTTCTTGTTAACCAGACTCCGAGGCAGCGGAGCCTCACCGAATTTCTCAATAGATGTAATGTCAGATTTATAGAAGAAGATGAAATCGAGAGGTTTGATCCATCAAAAAGGTCATTTGTGAACCTCAATACACCGGACGATCTTGAAATGGCAATGAGTACAAACCCATTAAGTAAAGTGTCGTTGCGAGGCACAACGTGCGAAGCAATCTGA
- the tatA gene encoding twin-arginine translocase TatA/TatE family subunit encodes MIGGIGLPELLIILVIVLVIFGASKLPEIGRGLGKAISNFKKATSEPPEIDVTPKKEETPEKKEEAK; translated from the coding sequence ATGATTGGAGGTATAGGATTACCGGAGCTTCTGATAATTCTGGTGATAGTATTGGTTATCTTCGGAGCAAGTAAACTCCCTGAGATAGGAAGAGGCTTAGGCAAGGCTATAAGCAACTTCAAGAAGGCAACCAGTGAACCACCAGAGATAGATGTCACACCGAAAAAAGAGGAAACACCAGAGAAGAAGGAAGAGGCAAAATAG